In a single window of the Coprothermobacter proteolyticus DSM 5265 genome:
- a CDS encoding biotin operon repressor translates to MTRDGSLNELLLLLLSKKSSYVSGEEISEKFGVSRTAVWKQVNHLRKLGYEIDSVPRVGYCLKRSPDLLLPEEIIQNSRLEFLARKIYYYPSIGSTNDEAKKLAQNRAPHGTLVIAEEQTGEKGGWEGPGYHRPGKEYGCR, encoded by the coding sequence ATGACGAGAGACGGTTCTCTAAACGAGCTTTTGCTGTTGCTTCTTTCGAAAAAGAGCAGTTACGTTTCCGGTGAGGAAATAAGCGAAAAATTTGGAGTCAGCCGCACCGCCGTATGGAAGCAGGTAAACCATTTAAGAAAGCTCGGATACGAAATAGATTCGGTGCCGAGGGTGGGATATTGCCTGAAGAGGTCGCCGGATTTGCTTTTGCCTGAAGAAATTATACAAAATAGCCGCCTCGAATTCCTGGCCCGCAAAATTTACTACTACCCTTCGATAGGTTCTACCAACGATGAAGCAAAAAAGTTAGCTCAGAATAGAGCACCCCACGGGACGCTGGTGATTGCGGAAGAGCAGACGGGGGAAAAGGGAGGTTGGGAAGGACCTGGATATCACCGCCCCGGGAAGGAATATGGTTGTCGATAA
- a CDS encoding macro domain-containing protein — protein MLGRRGDKVKLVMGDITKAEADVIVNAANGIGPMGGGVALAIKKAGGKVIEDEAIRVCSQLDPRPGDVYVTTAGGLKAKYIFHAVTMKRPAEPSSVEIVRKCLQSLLEKAREMKVKSMVLPALATGVGGVPKKDVAKVYKEVLGDVKDIDITVMDVSGEFIKYLEEELKKAP, from the coding sequence ATGTTAGGTCGAAGGGGTGATAAAGTGAAGCTTGTTATGGGAGACATAACGAAGGCCGAGGCCGACGTTATAGTAAATGCGGCAAATGGCATCGGACCCATGGGCGGCGGCGTAGCCCTGGCAATAAAGAAAGCCGGCGGGAAAGTGATTGAAGACGAAGCCATAAGGGTCTGCAGCCAGCTCGACCCCCGGCCGGGAGACGTTTACGTTACCACCGCCGGCGGATTGAAAGCCAAGTACATCTTTCACGCAGTGACCATGAAGAGGCCGGCGGAGCCGTCCAGCGTAGAAATTGTAAGGAAATGCCTTCAGTCGCTCCTCGAGAAAGCCCGGGAAATGAAAGTTAAATCCATGGTTCTGCCGGCGCTGGCTACAGGCGTCGGAGGCGTCCCCAAAAAGGATGTGGCAAAAGTTTATAAGGAAGTTCTCGGTGATGTAAAGGATATAGACATTACGGTGATGGACGTGAGCGGTGAGTTCATAAAATACCTGGAAGAGGAATTGAAAAAAGCCCCTTGA
- a CDS encoding OsmC family protein, protein MAKVTFKAKTEWKGGMVAEGTARGFKVTVDEPKGLGGTDTAMNPVEMLLCSLGGCMAIVASAFAPMCGVELKGFSVDLEGDLDPDGFLGKNPNVRKGFSEIRYKMHIVSDSPEENVKKLYELIQERCPVKDTLKGVPVNGDMVIEK, encoded by the coding sequence ATGGCAAAAGTTACTTTCAAAGCTAAAACGGAGTGGAAAGGCGGAATGGTAGCCGAAGGAACCGCCAGGGGATTCAAAGTCACCGTTGACGAACCCAAAGGGCTCGGCGGGACCGACACCGCCATGAATCCTGTGGAAATGCTACTTTGCTCTTTGGGAGGCTGCATGGCGATAGTAGCCAGCGCATTTGCTCCGATGTGCGGCGTGGAGTTGAAAGGATTTTCCGTGGACCTTGAAGGGGACCTCGACCCAGATGGTTTTCTTGGGAAAAACCCGAACGTAAGGAAAGGTTTTTCCGAGATACGTTATAAAATGCACATAGTTTCCGATTCCCCGGAGGAAAACGTAAAAAAACTTTACGAGCTCATACAGGAAAGATGCCCCGTAAAGGACACTTTAAAAGGTGTTCCAGTTAACGGCGATATGGTTATCGAAAAATAA